Genomic segment of Syngnathus acus chromosome 10, fSynAcu1.2, whole genome shotgun sequence:
CAGTTTACAGAGTATGTTCCTGTGGTAAATGAGTCTGAACTTTCTCTTCTCATTGAAGTGCGTTGTTCAGACTTTCCCTCATTTAAGGGTCAACTTCCCCTGAATGTTAATTTTCACATAGCCTGCTTGCTGAAACACCCTTCAGGCAAGGCGAGACACAAATGGCAGAATCTTGAAGAGTTACTAGATGTTCTCCCTCTTGCTTGTTCCAGCTAAGAtgcattttattgcttttaaCCTGATGGTTTTATACGTATGGCTTGAAAGCATATTTCAACTTAATCTTTATTGTGAGTATTGCTTTCATACGGTGTTAGCGAAAGACGAAAAGCCAGAACTGTGGTGCAAGCAGCAGAACCCAGCATGGCGCATTTTCTAGTATAATCAAAAATTAATGTCAATATTTGTCTGCTGTGTTTGTCTTAGGAACTATTCTGCATATTTGAGTTGACATGCTAGGTGTTGTCAGAACCAGTTATTTTAGTCAATGAAAACGAATGAAATAACCAAAAttggaaatacattttttgtgaacaaaataaaatcaataaatgctTTAAAAGTAATGTCgcacaggggaaaaaaaagccgcCTGGTGACATCGTCCCCAGgagacaaaacactttttttttaaacgaagcaaaacaaaccatCTCTGTAACCTAATTAAAGCTATgtcgaaaaaacaaaagtcaaaccGAAATCCGTTCTCTGCGCAGGATGTCAAGTTCTCACCATCCGCGGGCCGCCTTGTGTCAGCTGAGCGTCACCGTAGACAAGCTAGCCAACTTTTGTGCCACCCGAGAGCTGCTGGAAGAGGCAAAGCGACGAGGCGCCGCCATGGCCTTCCTGCCCGAGGCCTTTGACTACATCGGCTCCAGCCGCGAGGAGACCCTGGAGCTCTCTGAGACCCTGGCGGGAGATACTATTGCGCAATACGCTCAGATGGCCCGGTACGAGACATCGAGGCGGATTGGTGTGAAAGACGtggacaaggaaaaaaaagtttctggcCGAGCTCAACATCACCTTCCTTCGTCACAGGAAGTTGGACATGTGGTTGTCTCTGGGCGGCTTCCACGAACGAGGACGTCAGTGGGAGGCCGAGCGGCGGATTTACAACTGCCACGTGGTCATGAACAATCAAGGTAGAGTCGTCTTAAAACACACGTGGACCCCTTTGCGCTTCCTGAGGTCACGTCGCCGCGTTTTTGTGATCCGTGCAGGCGAGATCGTGTCCACCTACAGGAAATGCCACCTGTTTGACGTGGAGCTTCCCGAGAAAGGCGTCTTGCTCAGCGAAAGCACCTTTACCATCCCGGGCCCGTCGCTGGTAGCGCCGGTCCAAACGCCCATCGGCAAGGTGTCCTCTCCGCACCGACGGGTCAGATTGCGTCGACTCGCACTTCTCACCGCCGTTTGCCGTCAGCTCGGATTGGGAGTCTGCTACGACTTGAGGTTCCCGGAGTTTTCGCTGGCGTTGCAGAAGAGCGGCGCCGAGATCCTGACCTTCCCGTCGGCCTTCACGGAGGTGACGGGAGCCGCTCACTGGGAGGTACTAAATAATATTATAAATGATGTCACTTTTATTCCCCTTTTCATATGAAAGGTAGAGTGGACAGTTGAATGTCTCCTGGCCCGGGTCAAATGGACCCAACACATATGAAAGGGTGAAGCCCGTTTGCGTTGACAGGTGCTGCTCCGGGCGCGAGCCATCGAGAACCAGTGTTACGTCCTGGCGGCGGCGCAGGTGGGCCGGCATCACGACAGGCGCTCGTCCTACGGCCACGCCCTGGCCGTGGACCCCTGGGGAGCGGTGACGGCTGACTGCGGGGGGGAGCGAGCGGGCCTGGCGCTGGTGGAGGTCGACCTAGAGAAAGTTCGCAGCGTTCGAAGGAATATGCCGCTTCAAAAGCATCGGCGAGACGACAACTTTTACGCCAGCGTGTGACATGAGTGAATGGTCCAACTTTGACTCATTTTAGGTCATGAGGAAACCTGCTCCAAATGATCATATAAAGTTCTTCTGTCTTTTATAAGGACAAGGAACCTTCTCCAGACCATGGCTGTTGTGTTCCATTTATTAAAGTACAGGGAACGACTGTTAAGTTTTACAATGAGAACAAATGTAAAGATCACTTCTCATAATAGTCACCGGGACAAAATTGTTGGCACCACTATGTTAATGGAAGAAATCCCACGGTGCTCACGCGAATAACGTGAATGTAACAAATGtaattgtaaataaaacatgaatcaAAATCTAAACCAAGCAGCTTGATGTTCCTGTGACGACTGAGCAACATTCCGAAATTGAAGGTACTACCTGGAAGTGGACTGAAATTGGTCACACATTGAGAAAGAGCCCAGAACAAcgtccaaataaataaacgggATCAATAATATCCAAGATCAAGGTACATCAGTGTCAAGTTGCACCACCCGTCTGTGGATTAAtgagaaaaagacattttccatAGCAACCGCAAATGAGGTAGGTGGGTTGGCAAAAGAAATGAGCAGCAAACAACAGTAgcaccataaaaaaaagagaaatatttCCTTGAGAGCCATCAAATGATCACGATCAATCAGCCCGTGCAGACATTTCGTGTCACGCATGATAACGGTAAAAGCGCCCGCGTTCGGTCCAATGGTCCAGCCGTGACGTCATCAGtaggaaacaggaagtgactgTTGCTGACACAGGTACGAGACTGGGACGAAAACAGCAGCGATGAAGAGGAGCTGCTTGTGCAAACGACTTCTTTATTAAATGGGCGATTTCATGTAAGGAGGAACAATGAAGTGTTGCGTCCGGACTGGATTCGAGGCATCGCTAAGGTTAGTTTGCTTCCTCCCTCGCTCGCTGTAGCTAACACCGGAGGCTAGCTTTAGCATCAAGTCATCTCTCAACATCTCGTTGTGTCATTGGGGGGCAGCCACGTACATTTTccatatttgatttatttttaaatcattcgTAGTCGCTTAAACCGGAGCGCTAAGGGAGGCTGCAAGGTGGCCCACCAATGTGCCGAGGTGTGCTGAGAACGTCACGACGGAGGTAGTTAGTTGGAATGCAGCAATACAAGTTAAGTCAACAGGACGAGTTGCTGTACGGTGTACCGGAAGTCAGGGTTCGCTTCCAAGAGTTTGAACGGACATCTACTTTTCTCTCTAACCTGCACTTGTTTACTTGCACTGACCTGAGTGATGAGTGTGATCCTGCTCCGCCTGCTGACATGGCCACAGGAGATGACGCTCGGGGAGCCTCGATCAAACTACTGAGTTCCAAATTGCTTGGAATGACTAACAGAGTTGGCTCCAAAAGAGACCTTATGCCCAGTGTATTGGGTCGGGAATTCGACCCAAGATATGGGTCGCCTCGTTATTAGTATTGCTGAGCTTATTTTAATATGGTTTGGCCGGTCACCGTGCGGAATTTCTCTTGACATTTTGGAGCGAATGCCGAACTTGGTTGCACCCAACCAGAAAGTTGAGAGGTTGGTGAAATTGCCGAGTTGTTTATTGTCAAGCACTAGCAGCTAACCACAGTGGCCGCCAGCAAGCTTAAAAGTTCATGTCAAGCCCCGGTCACAACAGACTTGTGCAATGTTGGCAAAAAATGAACGAAATAAAAGTCAACTGCTGAAGACGTTTATGGCAGGAGGGAAGAAGCTGCTTAATGTCTGCTTGTGGGATAGCGCCTGCAAGAGGTGGTGACCAGGATGTGGAGGGTCCAAGAGAATTGTGCAAGTCCTCAAGAGTCTCAGTCTCTCTTATTCATCCAAACCAGACTGTGACGGAGGAACACACGACTGTTTTATAGAAGTGCCTCAACAGCTCCTCCTCAGGAGCTGCACCTTCtgcttggacttttttttccattcctaGGAACTTGAAGGCTTTCTGATAGATGAGATAAGGCGAGAAGCTTGAAAAGCAGGGAGGATCGGCTGAACGGTGCAATGTGgacgtgacttttttttccgtttcTTTCTAATCAGCTCAGACCTGATTGGGTAAGGGTGCAAATGCAGTCTCACGATAGCCAATCAAGACGCAATCATCGCTGAAGGGATTAGGTTGCGTTTCAAGTCATTCACCAATACGTATATCAATAATGAGTGGGGGTATTTATTTGTCCCCCAGGGCACGGCTGCTTTGCTAAATGGAGTCGGAGCAGCTGTACCACAGAGGCTACTCCAGGAACAGCTACAACAGCATCGCCAGCGCCAGCAGCGACGAGGAGCTGCTCGATGGAGCTGGCATGGTCATGGACTTCCACACCACCGAGGACGACAACCTGCTAGATGGCGACGCTTCCTCCCCAGGTACGGCGCACCTGGACacgccgggccgggccggggcTGTATTTATTGCATTCGTGGAATTCTATTGGCCTTTACTGTCCACTGAAATTGACGTTCAAGTACCCTCGGGCTCACCTGACCAAACACAGAACTATCTGATGTTCCATCATATATTAATTGGGTGCTTATTTATCTTGTATGACAAGATATTTGCTTCAGCATGGtctagttttttatttttttattatttttttttggtctctgttatttatttctttgttgtcCTGGGCCTCCAGTGGCTCTAGAAACGCCCCTGTGAGTGCCGGTTCGTgcgtgatgatgatgtcatcagccTTCAAGTCAGCTGCTGCAgtagagcgagagagagcgagggggagagagagagagagtgagtgagtgcgagagagagagagagtgtgagAGAAGGgagggcgagagagagagtgcgAGAGAAGGGAGGGCGAAAGAAGGCAGGGCGAGAGAGTTCAaggcgacacacacacacacacgcacacacatgcacacacaggcTGTGTGTGTCGCTGCCTTGCGCAGCCCTGCTTGCCTTCCTCCAGCAAAAATGGCAGCAGCTccaacgcacgcacgcacttcaAGCAGTGCGCAGTGAAAGCTTAGCTTAGCTCCTTTTAGCCTAGCCTAGCCTCAGCTCGCCGACTCTGTCCGTCaacatggaggaggaggaggacgccgACCCCTATTTACCTTACGACGGGGGAGGGGACACCATCCCCCTGCGCGAGATCCCGAGACGAGGTACGAGTCCGTCGCTAGTGACGACGACGTTGCGCGCGGCCGTCGTGCACAAGATAATGAGATTAAGCCTGAGGCCTCGGGAGCCGTGTCCACCGCAGCCCGTCACCGGGGGTCCGTCACGCTACGTACATGAGCTGGATCCAGGCGTGACCCCTGTTGTTGGTACGGTCTGATAACCTCCAGCGCGATTTTGGCCACCACCCTAAGGAGATGTTCAGCAACGTTCGATGTGATGTTTGCAATTCAAGTGAGCGTATCGAATCAAGCGTCAACTGAGGGAGGGGGTTGGCGGGTTGCCAAAATAAGCGGGGGTTGCCCCGCTGTGACTGTCATGCACTTGATTTTGGAGTCAGCCAGTCCTCCATCAAGTTGCTCCAAAATGCTGCTTCAAAGCTCACATTGttagtctttgtttttttttccccgactTGTTTGTTTCGACTCTTTTGACTGTCTTTGTGATTCattgattgtttgtttgtcgttGTATGACTTCTTTTGCTCCTGGTATGCCATTTTGCATGCAGCGCATTGTcgtcatagtttccctcggagggccattaagACATCAACATCTTCTTTCGATGTACATAGAGTCTAGGcgacacaacaaactgataaatgactaccgtaattttcggactataagtcgcggtttttttcatagcttgggtgggggggcgacttatactcaggagcgacttatatacatatatatgttttttttcacttttttgggcattttatggctggtgcgacttatactccggtgcgacttatagtccgaaaattacggtacttttgaaatcagagacgatTGAAAAGCGTTTTGCTTAAAAAGCTGAATGGTGATTAAAGTTGCTAGCAATAGCTCTAATtttcaaaagtgaagacaattagTATTTCTTAGTCATAACACACAGTCGGTGCAAAAGGTGTCTTCCcgggccacataaaacgatgtggcgggccgtatctgggcccCCCCGGGCCTATGTTTTAAAGTGACACAGTGCAATTGCAACCAGTTGAGAGAGCAATAGCTGATCATTTtccaaagaagaagaattatGGGTCGAAGTAGTCTATGTCGCGTATGCGGGTATTTTGATCCGATTTTTACTCAGACAGAGCACTTGTTGAAGCGACTTTTGGCCTGCGAGCGCCGTGACATTTTGTGAGGGTGAGACACGACACgactcggctcggctcggctgcTTTCTTGGGCCGAGCGAGCAGAGACAAAAAGGCGCGCGGGCCTCACCGGTGGCCGTTCGCGCTCACGTGGGCTTCCTTATCGTTTCTTCAGCTGGTTTCACACGGCAACGCCAGCGAGCGACACTTAAGGGGCCACACTGAGGTGACTGGGACCCGCTGATGATCTGAAGGTCTTTGGGGAACTTTAGAACCTAAGAATGATTTGGGGTCATTTTGAACGAGCAGAAATGGGACAGGCCTAATGACTCGTCTGAAGATGAAACGTGATGTAGCGGCTGCTGATCCTTTGGTCTGGCGTAGGCTCCAACTATGCCATGACGAACGGGGGCGGCGCGCCCAGCAGCTCTACCCACCTGCTGGACTTCTTGGAGGAGCCCATCCCCGGCGTGGGCACCTACGACGACTTCCACACCATCGACTGGGTGCGCGAGAAGTGCAAGGACCGCGAACGGCACCGCAAGGTCAGGACCGGTTGAACCGGTACCCGCGTGACTCGCGGTTGATCCGGCCAGGATTTGCAATATTTTTGGGAGCGCCGTCCGCCCTTTGTACAAATACCACGTTTGTGATGTTTGCAGATCAACAGTAAGAAGAAGGAGTCGGCGTGGGAGTTCACCAAGAGTCTGTACGACGCCTGGTCCGGATGGCTGGTTGTGACGCTCACCGGCTTAGCTTCCGGTAATGGCCCTGCAAACGTGCCGCGGTTCTAGTCGTAGGCTACCGAGCCATTCTTAAAACCCGTTCATTGCCATTGACGGTTGTAGACGTCAAAGATGTGACTTGTGTTGGCTGTGAATGAATTCAACTCAAGTgcaaattgattttaaaacgTATAACAAGCTTGTCCCTCCATCTGGTCCTCGGCGGCAGGCGCCTTGGCCGGCCTGATCGACATCGCCGCCGACTGGATGAACGACCTGAAGGAGGGCGTGTGCCTGAGCGCCATGTGGTTCAACCACGAGCAGTGCTGCTGGACGTCCAACGAGACCACCTTTGCCGAGCGGGACAAGTGCCCCCAGTGGAAGAGCTGGGCCGAGCTCATCCTGGGCCAGGCCGAGGTTCGCTGCGGAGGaccgtcccccccccccccgttgagatttcctttttttttttttttttataaccgGGCTCGCCGTTGCAGGGTCCGGGCTCCTACATCATGAACTACTTCATGTACATCTACTGGGCGCTGTCTTTCGCTTTCCTGGCCGTGTGTCTGGTCAAGGTGTTTGCGCCGTACGCCTGCGGATCGGGGATCCCGGAGGTAAATGAAAAGCGGGCCAATTGACAGCATGGTTTTGACTTGATGTAACGCACACAGCAGCTAGAGGGCGCCAACTGGAAATGTTGCTTTTGAGCACCACTGACGCCAACTCTGGTCTGCCCCCCTCAGATCAAGACCATCCTGAGCGGGTTCATCATCAGGGGCTACCTGGGCAAGTGGACCCTGATGATCAAGACCATCACTTTGGTGCTGGCCGTGGCGTCCGGCCTGAGTCTAGGGAAGGAGGGCCCGCTGGTTCACGTGGCTTGCTGCTGCGGGAACATCTTCTCCTACCTCTTCCCCAAGTACAGCAAGAACGAGGCCAAGAAGCGAGAGGTGAGCTGAGCGCCCGCCACCGCGCACTTGGGACATTTCCGCCTGCGCTTTTTCCCTTGACCCCGACGGGGCTCTCCGTCTCGCTCAGGTCCTGTCGGCCGCGTCGGCGGCCGGCGTGTCGGTGGCGTTCGGGGCTCCCATAGGTGGCGTTCTCTTCAGCCTGGAAGAGGTGAGCATCTCGTTTTGAGCCAGCAGGATAAGACTCGTCTCACGCTCTGTGTCTCCCCCTCCAGGTGAGCTACTACTTCCCGCTCAAGACACTGTGGCGCTCCTTTTTCGCCGCCCTGGTGGCCGCCTTTGTCCTGCGCTCCATTAACCCCTTTGGGAACAGCCGCCTGGTGCTGTTCTACGTGGAGTACCACACACCCTGGTACCTGTTTGAGCTTATCCCTTTCATCCTCCTGGGAGTTTTCGGAGGCCTGTGGGGCGCCTTCTTCATCCGAGCCAACATTGCTTGGTGTCGGCGGCGCAAGTCGACCCGCTTTGGCAAGTGCTTCGGCGATCTGCGAGCGGCCGCAAaacatgatttgaaaataGCCATTGTCTGGCACCTCAGGTAAGTACCCGGTTTTGGAGGTGATCCTGGTGGCGGCGATCACGGCCGTGGTGGCGTTCCCCAACCCGTACACCCGCCAGAACACCAGCGAGCTGATCAAGGAGCTCTTCACCGACTGCGGCCCGCTGGAGTCGTCGCAGCTCTGCCAGTACCGCAGCCAGATGAACGGCAGCAAGGCCTTTACGGAGAACCCCAACCGGCCCGCCGGGCCCGGCGTCTACGCCGCCATGTGGCAGCTCTGCCTGGCGCTCATCTTTAAAATCATCATGACCATCTTCACCTTCGGCCTCAAGGTGAGCCCGCCTGTTGCCCGAGACCCATTTGAGAGAGAGAACCGATGCAGCCActccgcccctcccctcagGTTCCATCAGGCTTGTTCATTCCCAGCATGGCCATCGGCGCCATCGCGGGGCGGATCGTCGGCATTGCCGTGGAGCAGCTGGCCTACTACCACCACGACTGGTTCCTCTTCAAGGAGTGGTGCGAGGTTGGCGCCGATTGCATCACGCCGGGACTCTACGCCATGGTCGGGGCCGCCGCCTGCCTGGGTGAGTCTGTCGGAACCAACGATGAACTCTCTGGGTTCAGCGTGGTCACGCCTGTTGCGCaatgtcttcctcctcaggcGGGGTGACCCGCATGACCGTCTCCTTGGTGGTCATCGTCTTTGAGCTGACGGGCGGCCTGGAGTACATCGTGCCCCTCATGGCCGCCGTCATGACGAGCAAATGGGTGGGCGACGCTTTTGGGCGAGAGGGCATCTACGAGTCCCACATCCGTCTCAACGGCTACCCCTTCCTGGACGCCAAGGAGGAGTTCACGCACACCACGCTGGCCAGGGAGGTGATGCGGCCGCGCCGCTGCGACCCGCCGCTGGCCGTGCTGACGCAGGACGACCTGACCGTGGAGGACCTGCAGGCCGTCATCAACGAAACCAGTTACAACGGTTTTCCCGTCATTGTGTCCAAGGAGTCCCAGAGGCTGGTGGGCTTCGCCCTGCGCAGGGACATCACCATCGCTATAGGTACGGCCATTTTTGCCCACGCCGCTTGCTGAGTTTAGTCACAAAGTAAGTTCAACCGGTAAGTCCAAGGTACGGCTGCCAAATGCAAATTTGGCCGAGCGTTGAAAGTTGATCGGGAAAAGTTCCATTTGAGAACATGCGTATCGTAATCGTAAACTGCCTCCACTGCTCTCCCGCTCGGACAGAGAACGCTCGGCGCAAGCAGGAGGGCATCATGTTGAACTCCAGGGTGTACTTCACCCAGCACGCCCCCACCCTGCCCGCCGACAGCCCCCGGCCCCTCAAGCTGCGCTCCATCCTCGACATGAGCCCCTTCACCGTCACCGACCACATGCCCATGGAGATTGTGGTGGACATCTTCAGGAAGCTGGGCCTGCGCCAGTGCCTGGTTACGCACAACGGGTGAGTGCAGCGCAGTTAGCGTGCCGGACCGGACTCTGGCCCTGACCCCCATCCTGCCAGAAGTGGCACCGTGTCGTTCCGCGTCTCGTTCCAGGCCAGTTGTGCGAGTAACGGGGGTGTGTTGCAGGATTGTGTTGGGCATCATCACAAAGAAGAATATATTAGAGCATCTGGAGGAGCTCAAGCAGCACACGGAGGCCCTGGTGAATAGACAGTAAAACGACCCCCTCACCCCACCCCCACTCTTTAGTGGAGGGGTGCATGAAACCTGGTGTGGGCAAAAAGATAATGGCGTCTCATTCCTCCTGCTTTCTCTTCCTGCTGGGGGCGGTGGCTTAGTTGGCAAGAGCGTTAGCCGCATTGTAGCGGCCGCAGTAGTCGACGCATCGCAGCCGTAGCCAAGAGTCAAACCCGTGCAGCTTTCACTTAGACCGTCCGTGGCGAAGCGCTTTGTAGCTGACGCGAGAGGCGGAGTCCTAGCTTAGCCTGGACGTAGCGGCCGTGGCAGTCCGTACAGAGTCGTAGCCGTACGTTGGCCAAGCCGTAGCTGTAGATTTGCAAAGTCGTAACGAGTGAGAAGGTCGCACCGTGTTCTGCAAGCTGCTTTTGGGGCTTGAGCGGTCGCTGGAATTCCAAGTCCCATTAAGAACTGACTTTTcttctcgtgtgtgtgttttctgaaaTCTTCCCGCTCTTGACAACGGATGTCATCGGACTCATGGCAGTAACCACCGCCTTGACGAGTTTGTGGGTGTTTTTGTGAACATAGCAAGGAGAGTCCCCGATTGTGGTGTTAGATAGTCCCGTGTCCTATCATGCATGTAGGAAGTTCTTTTTTATCTGACCTCGCCCCCGCTGGCTCCCGTTCAAGTATATTTTGGGAACTTCAGCTTTTTCGCTGTTCTTTTCACAACATTTTGTGACCACTTGAGCAAACTGCCAAGCTAATAGCTAGGCTGAAAGACAGAAAATAGCACATCTTAAGCCAAGTCTGCTCATTTGGATCTGGGTCATCACAATTACACGCCACATATAATAGTAAAAACAATTAGCATTAGCTAGTTAGCATTAGCGAGCCAGTATTGCTATGTTCATATATATCCCAAGTTGAAAATTACAAAGAACACGACAGAAACATTCCACGTATTCGGACAGCACCATTAGCATGTGTACAGCCAAGCTAATTTTCGACCAACAACTCGAAAATTACAAACAGGACTTGTGTAAGCATAGTAGCTTTGAATCCCCCCCTCTGGAGGCACATTGTAAGATAAGCTAAGTAGCAGCTAAATGTTGTCACATTTACAGGCCACATTTGAATTAGCATGGAGTAGCTAGCATTAGCACGTTCGCATTAGCTTGTTGAGCCACTAACCGcttgaaaaaaagcaaagacgATAGCATGTACACAAACATCCAAGTGAAATCCCTCCCACCAGTGGAGGCTCTCCTTTCCCACAAGTCAAATGTTTCTCTCGACCTTATAATAGCAAACGATATCAAAATCAGCTTTAGTTTCCcggcctcctttttttttgaagcagCTTCTGTCTATCGGTTACGGGTGTTGGTCGTCGTTTTCAGCTTACCGCTCCAACCTCGCCACCGGTTTTGACCACAATAACAAAATGTGCTTTGTCGCGCTCATTAACTCTTCCTGTCACGCAGGCGGCTTCTTGGCATCGTCACAAAAAAGGATATCCTGCGTCACATGGCTCAGATGGCAAATCAAGATCCCGAGTCCATCATGTTCAACTGATCCAATCGTTTCAGGACGACGAGGACGAGGAAGCAGTTTGCCTCCTGGATGACACCTACCGTTGACCTACGAGCCTCATTTGCCCGCAttctcccctttttttttttttttttgcactccaTCCGCTTGAGTTGATTGACTGCCGATGAGGTTTGTGACTCACTTTACTAAAAGTGATCTGAATTGTCACTTCCTCCAGAATGAAGAACTTAGCAGGAGTTCCACACGGCGCTGTCTGGTGTGCAATATCTTTTAGTTCACTAATCCTTCCATCATTGtgaagtcaaaaaaaaaaaaaaaaaaaaaaactgaattttgTGCGATTGACTTTCCACTCGTGCTACTTTTGCCGTCACTTTAACTGGAAAGAGGGTCAAACGTGGAACGGCTCACCCTTGATCCTCGATGAATGGATGAACTTTTCACGGCTAATCAGCTGAGCCATGAGCCGGGAATGATTTTGTCACAaccaaatgtggaaaaagaaacacgTGGCTTTGTGCTCCCTTCCTCCCCACAAACCAATCGAAGGTATCGGCGCACGTGGCCGTTTCCGTCCGTCCTTTCCGTCCCGTTGAGGAACGCGTCGCCCACATCTCGGTTTCTTAATTTATGAAGTTGTGCAATGTTGTGATCTTTGCTTTCTTTGATTGTACATTTGAAACAT
This window contains:
- the clcn3 gene encoding H(+)/Cl(-) exchange transporter 3 isoform X3 — translated: MESEQLYHRGYSRNSYNSIASASSDEELLDGAGMVMDFHTTEDDNLLDGDASSPGSNYAMTNGGGAPSSSTHLLDFLEEPIPGVGTYDDFHTIDWVREKCKDRERHRKINSKKKESAWEFTKSLYDAWSGWLVVTLTGLASGALAGLIDIAADWMNDLKEGVCLSAMWFNHEQCCWTSNETTFAERDKCPQWKSWAELILGQAEGPGSYIMNYFMYIYWALSFAFLAVCLVKVFAPYACGSGIPEIKTILSGFIIRGYLGKWTLMIKTITLVLAVASGLSLGKEGPLVHVACCCGNIFSYLFPKYSKNEAKKREVLSAASAAGVSVAFGAPIGGVLFSLEEVSYYFPLKTLWRSFFAALVAAFVLRSINPFGNSRLVLFYVEYHTPWYLFELIPFILLGVFGGLWGAFFIRANIAWCRRRKSTRFGKYPVLEVILVAAITAVVAFPNPYTRQNTSELIKELFTDCGPLESSQLCQYRSQMNGSKAFTENPNRPAGPGVYAAMWQLCLALIFKIIMTIFTFGLKVPSGLFIPSMAIGAIAGRIVGIAVEQLAYYHHDWFLFKEWCEVGADCITPGLYAMVGAAACLGGVTRMTVSLVVIVFELTGGLEYIVPLMAAVMTSKWVGDAFGREGIYESHIRLNGYPFLDAKEEFTHTTLAREVMRPRRCDPPLAVLTQDDLTVEDLQAVINETSYNGFPVIVSKESQRLVGFALRRDITIAIENARRKQEGIMLNSRVYFTQHAPTLPADSPRPLKLRSILDMSPFTVTDHMPMEIVVDIFRKLGLRQCLVTHNGRLLGIVTKKDILRHMAQMANQDPESIMFN
- the clcn3 gene encoding H(+)/Cl(-) exchange transporter 3 isoform X1, which translates into the protein MESEQLYHRGYSRNSYNSIASASSDEELLDGAGMVMDFHTTEDDNLLDGDASSPGSNYAMTNGGGAPSSSTHLLDFLEEPIPGVGTYDDFHTIDWVREKCKDRERHRKINSKKKESAWEFTKSLYDAWSGWLVVTLTGLASGALAGLIDIAADWMNDLKEGVCLSAMWFNHEQCCWTSNETTFAERDKCPQWKSWAELILGQAEGPGSYIMNYFMYIYWALSFAFLAVCLVKVFAPYACGSGIPEIKTILSGFIIRGYLGKWTLMIKTITLVLAVASGLSLGKEGPLVHVACCCGNIFSYLFPKYSKNEAKKREVLSAASAAGVSVAFGAPIGGVLFSLEEVSYYFPLKTLWRSFFAALVAAFVLRSINPFGNSRLVLFYVEYHTPWYLFELIPFILLGVFGGLWGAFFIRANIAWCRRRKSTRFGKYPVLEVILVAAITAVVAFPNPYTRQNTSELIKELFTDCGPLESSQLCQYRSQMNGSKAFTENPNRPAGPGVYAAMWQLCLALIFKIIMTIFTFGLKVPSGLFIPSMAIGAIAGRIVGIAVEQLAYYHHDWFLFKEWCEVGADCITPGLYAMVGAAACLGGVTRMTVSLVVIVFELTGGLEYIVPLMAAVMTSKWVGDAFGREGIYESHIRLNGYPFLDAKEEFTHTTLAREVMRPRRCDPPLAVLTQDDLTVEDLQAVINETSYNGFPVIVSKESQRLVGFALRRDITIAIENARRKQEGIMLNSRVYFTQHAPTLPADSPRPLKLRSILDMSPFTVTDHMPMEIVVDIFRKLGLRQCLVTHNGIVLGIITKKNILEHLEELKQHTEALAASWHRHKKGYPASHGSDGKSRSRVHHVQLIQSFQDDEDEEAVCLLDDTYR
- the clcn3 gene encoding H(+)/Cl(-) exchange transporter 3 isoform X2, which gives rise to MEEEEDADPYLPYDGGGDTIPLREIPRRGSNYAMTNGGGAPSSSTHLLDFLEEPIPGVGTYDDFHTIDWVREKCKDRERHRKINSKKKESAWEFTKSLYDAWSGWLVVTLTGLASGALAGLIDIAADWMNDLKEGVCLSAMWFNHEQCCWTSNETTFAERDKCPQWKSWAELILGQAEGPGSYIMNYFMYIYWALSFAFLAVCLVKVFAPYACGSGIPEIKTILSGFIIRGYLGKWTLMIKTITLVLAVASGLSLGKEGPLVHVACCCGNIFSYLFPKYSKNEAKKREVLSAASAAGVSVAFGAPIGGVLFSLEEVSYYFPLKTLWRSFFAALVAAFVLRSINPFGNSRLVLFYVEYHTPWYLFELIPFILLGVFGGLWGAFFIRANIAWCRRRKSTRFGKYPVLEVILVAAITAVVAFPNPYTRQNTSELIKELFTDCGPLESSQLCQYRSQMNGSKAFTENPNRPAGPGVYAAMWQLCLALIFKIIMTIFTFGLKVPSGLFIPSMAIGAIAGRIVGIAVEQLAYYHHDWFLFKEWCEVGADCITPGLYAMVGAAACLGGVTRMTVSLVVIVFELTGGLEYIVPLMAAVMTSKWVGDAFGREGIYESHIRLNGYPFLDAKEEFTHTTLAREVMRPRRCDPPLAVLTQDDLTVEDLQAVINETSYNGFPVIVSKESQRLVGFALRRDITIAIENARRKQEGIMLNSRVYFTQHAPTLPADSPRPLKLRSILDMSPFTVTDHMPMEIVVDIFRKLGLRQCLVTHNGIVLGIITKKNILEHLEELKQHTEALAASWHRHKKGYPASHGSDGKSRSRVHHVQLIQSFQDDEDEEAVCLLDDTYR
- the clcn3 gene encoding H(+)/Cl(-) exchange transporter 3 isoform X4 translates to MEEEEDADPYLPYDGGGDTIPLREIPRRGSNYAMTNGGGAPSSSTHLLDFLEEPIPGVGTYDDFHTIDWVREKCKDRERHRKINSKKKESAWEFTKSLYDAWSGWLVVTLTGLASGALAGLIDIAADWMNDLKEGVCLSAMWFNHEQCCWTSNETTFAERDKCPQWKSWAELILGQAEGPGSYIMNYFMYIYWALSFAFLAVCLVKVFAPYACGSGIPEIKTILSGFIIRGYLGKWTLMIKTITLVLAVASGLSLGKEGPLVHVACCCGNIFSYLFPKYSKNEAKKREVLSAASAAGVSVAFGAPIGGVLFSLEEVSYYFPLKTLWRSFFAALVAAFVLRSINPFGNSRLVLFYVEYHTPWYLFELIPFILLGVFGGLWGAFFIRANIAWCRRRKSTRFGKYPVLEVILVAAITAVVAFPNPYTRQNTSELIKELFTDCGPLESSQLCQYRSQMNGSKAFTENPNRPAGPGVYAAMWQLCLALIFKIIMTIFTFGLKVPSGLFIPSMAIGAIAGRIVGIAVEQLAYYHHDWFLFKEWCEVGADCITPGLYAMVGAAACLGGVTRMTVSLVVIVFELTGGLEYIVPLMAAVMTSKWVGDAFGREGIYESHIRLNGYPFLDAKEEFTHTTLAREVMRPRRCDPPLAVLTQDDLTVEDLQAVINETSYNGFPVIVSKESQRLVGFALRRDITIAIENARRKQEGIMLNSRVYFTQHAPTLPADSPRPLKLRSILDMSPFTVTDHMPMEIVVDIFRKLGLRQCLVTHNGRLLGIVTKKDILRHMAQMANQDPESIMFN